The Deltaproteobacteria bacterium DNA window GATCGCAGCTGACTTGATTTCGGTTGCTGGTCACAGCACGTGGGCTGCACCAAACACCTATTGAGGATCGATGTTTCCCGTGGAACATTTTGTGCGGGAAACAGTAGTCTCTACCGAGACTACGTCCTAGAAACTCTTCTGTACCCTCGTTCCGGTCTTCTCAATGCCAGCGGGTTATGTCCACAGACACTCCTAGTTAGTTCCAGACTCGGGGGAGGGGCAGCCACGGGACACCTGGTGACGGATCACCAAGAAAGTGAGCAGAAGAGACCGTCCAATCAATCCATATGGCGTCGGGCGTTTCGTCCAGCGACTCTCGTACAGTCTCTGCTGTAGATAAGGAAGGAGTCAGCAAAAGGCTCAGCCCTCGGTGCGCCAGTTAGGCCATGAGCTCAGTCTCTCCCCTCAGCGGTTACGCAGTGACAAAGCGTTGGAGATCAAACGCCTGTTCCCGCGTGAGCATGTAATACACGGCGCGGCCCAACTTGTGGGCGAGCACGGTGAGCGCTTTGGCTTTGCCGTGTTTCTGTTCCAGCTTGGCGAAATATTCTTTCCCCGGTTTGCTCTGCCGGATAAAAAGCACGGCCGCTTCGGCAAACGCCCAGCGCAGATGTACGTTGCCAATCTTTTTGCCCGACGTCCCCAGTTTTTTGCCACTCGATTCTTTGGCACATTTCACCAGCCGACAATACGAGACGAAATCTTGCACCCGGGGAAAGCGCGTGATGTCGTGAATCTCATATAACAGGACGAGCGCGAGAATCTCGCCAATCCCAGGAACCGATTGTAAACGCGCGAACGTCTGCACGTCATCGGTTTTGGCACTGCGGGTGAGATAGAGCTCTACCTCTCCCAACAATTGGTCGTAGTGATCAATGAGCGACACATCGATCTCGATGGTCTTGTGGACACTGGGATCGGGGAAATGGTCCGCCACATCTGCCCGATTGGATTGGTTCGCCAGCCGTTTGCCAATCTCGGGCAGATTGTACTGACTGTTGGTATTCTGAATGTGCGCTAAGAGTTCGGCCCGCTTCCGGGCCAGATGACACCGGCGCCGGAGTAAATCCCGCGTGGCCCGCATCTCTGACGGATAGACATAAGCTTGCGGCATCATTCCCCCACGTAATAAGACCGCAATCTTGTGGGCATCGATTTTATCGTTCTTCGCTTTGCCCCCATGAATCGCTTTCATATAGAGGGCATGGCCTAAGACACAGGCAATCCCTTCCTTCGCACAGAGGTCCGCCAGCCAATACCAGGTGAACATACACTCCACACCAACCACCAGATCCTCTCTATAAGAAGCAATGACCCGCAGAAACGCGTCCGGTGTCGTCGGCAGATTTTTGTGCACGAGTTTCGCGCCACTGTGATCGAGAATGCAGACGTACATCGCTTTCGCATGTAGATCGATGCCACAATAATGTTTATGCTGCTGGGTGTAGAAATTCATCCAGACCTCCTTGGGGGGTGAAAATTTGTCTCTCGCCATCCTACCGCTGCCACTCGCAGCCAAGGAGGCCTGGATGAGTATCAACCCGGCTTGCGGTAGCAACGCACAAAACTCGCTCATGAATCAGCAGAGAGCAGAAGCCACAACACCGTGCCAAAAACTCCCAACAACCCGACGTAATAGCTGGTATCCCCAATACGCCACAACACGCCCAGCAAGCGACTTTTCTTTTTCAGTTCGAGATATTCTGGATAGTCGAGTGAGAAGAAGCCTAACGCCTGAGCGCACCGCGAGCGGCCCGACCGCGGCCTTTCACATTCATCCCTTCACGCCACAGGGCCGCGATGCGGTGGCGCGGTTGGTTCGACATTTTGTACCTCTATGGCATCGACTAGCTTAAGAACCTCGTCAGCAAGTATATCGGGAGAAGGCAGCTCAATCCTGGGTCGCTTTTCCAAAATCGTTTCAAAGAAGGGTTCGAATGCTCTTTGAACAAAGCTTCGCTTCGACTCATTGCCTTTTGATGATCTTCCCTCCTTGAACATCTTCCTTAGCCACTTGAGAGTAACTGTCTTCTTCATGTGATCCGAAATCTGCTTGACTTCATCTTCTGTGAGCAGATAATCGAGCGCCAACGACTCGATCTCTTCGCGAAGAATTCCGAGAAGATCCATTGAATCATCATCTACGACCTTGTCTGCAACTGCTTTGGCTGCCGAAGCCCCACCGAGACCTCCTGCAAGTGCACCAGCGATACCACCAATCACTGCCCCGGCAGCGGTGCCAATGCCAGGAACAACGCTGCCAGCAGCTGCGCCTGCGGCTGCTCCACCGGCCCAACCTGCAGTACCTCCGGCTACTCCCGCTAAGTTTATGGATAGGTTCTTGGAGAATTGACGCCATGAGATCGAGCGGTCAAACGCTGCGCGATAGAAATCCGGTGTGGTTGTCGCTACGGTGGCAATCGTCGCCGTTACAGCGTTACTGCGGAGCAGTTTCGACACGTGGTTCACCGCAGCCGCACCATAAACAGCTTTGCCGAGAGATCCTGCGGCGATACGCTGAATCGCTTCTCGCCCAACGGTGTTCCCTGAAATGGCCCTGACACTGCTACGAGCCGTGACTACTCCAATTGCAGCAGCTCTCGTTCGGAGGATCTGAGCACTTACGACGCCGGTTATTAGCGTCGTACCGCCAGCGGTCATAGCAGAAGCAAAGGCTGCCTGCGTAGCGTCTCTCGGCTATTCTCCACGCCAACAATTCTGTGCGAAGGTGACCCCGAAAGAAATCGCGAAAACATAGGAAGAGGTAACAGCTTGTGTCTTTGTGTCGAAAACAATAGAATCAATGTTACCCGCTCGCGCGATATTCCGAGCCTGTTTATACGTGATCGTTCCTTTCTGAATTATCTTTTCTGCATCGGCTGGATCACTGAAGCCCAAAACCTTTCCTTTCGAAATACGGTCACGCATTAATACAACGCAGGCTTCATATTGATCTTTTGGTACTGCAAGCACCTGGCCGGAATATCTATACGCACCTGTAATAGAATCGAAAGCTGCTGCCACTGTTTCAGAAGCTGTCCGAAAATATTTCGATTGAACTCGAAGCCCGTCGATAATACGATCTGCACCGTTCAGCTCATTGGTGATTCCAGCAACTTCGGCCCGCTTACCTCGAATTCTGTCGGCGAAGTTATTTGCATCTTCAGCGGAGAAGCCATGCCCTCCCTTGGTATGATATTTAGCTATCTGCGTTCTTTCCAACGCCTGCGCCACATGCGGGGCAACAAGCGGCGCTGTAGATGAACGTTCGCCTCTCTCTTTGTTTTGTTTTCGTTGCTTCATCTTTTTGTCTTTGTCGAACCATTGATTAACGTGTCATTTTGCCCTGATAATGCCATATTAGCCGGGTTTTCAGGCGGTTTTGCCCTGCACCTGTTATCCGCAGTCACTACAACCTCATAGGGGTCTGATATGCCTGATGTCACTCGAAGTCAACAACCAAAACTGCTTGCCGAAGCCCTCTCGGTCCTGCGGGAAATAGAGGAAGCAATAGCGCCCGTCACTTGATCTTGGAACAGTGTCTGCACTAGCTGGGCATTGAGTACGCAGAGCCATCCGCACTAGCCCGGATTATTCATGGAGAGGTAAGACGAAACGGCTCGCTTTTGCTAAGGTCTGAAGTTATAACGACTTTCGGACCGGTAACAAAGGAGCGAGCCGATGGCAGAGTGTATTGCACAACTGAGGCTAGACTTCCATCCAGCGTCCCCCATAACGGTGGCCTTTGACGCTCCCCATATCTCCAGTGATGGCGGGGCATTGTTGCTGCGCCAAATGGATGATCGGCTGGGATTGAGCGAGCGATTTGCGGCGTTACTCCCCGATGAACGGGATCCGCGGAAAGTGAAGCACGATCGCCGTGAACAAATGCGCCAGCGGCTCTACCAGATTGTCTTGGGGTATCCGGACTGTAATGATGCCGACCGACTCCGCCATGACCCCCTACTCAAGAGTGTCTGCGATCGTTCTCCTCAGGCCGCTGGCCTGTCCTCCCAACCGACGCTGTCGCGGTTGGAGAACGCGGTAGGCGTGGGGAAACTGCGTGCGCTGGTCTGTGAGATTGAGGAACAGTATGTGAGGTCCTTTACGGTCTCCCCGGAGGTGATTGTCTTGGATGTCGATTCCACTGACGATCCCACGCACGGCCAACAGCAGCTCTCGTGCTTTCACGGCTATTACGATCAGCACATGTATCATCCGTTGGTGATCTTTGATGGGGAGCGGGGACAATTAGTGAGCGTGGTGCTGCGGCCGGGCAATGCGCATGCGGCGCGTGGCGCGATGGGCGTGTTACGCCGGATTATTCGGCGTCTGAAATCCCGCTTTCCGCAAACCCAGATCGTCGTGCGTGGGGATTCAGCCTTTGCCGTGCCCCGTATCCTGCGCATGGTAGAGGAATTGAATCGGGAGTTGGGCGGCATCGCGTACGTCGTGGGGCTCGCCCAGAATGCCGCCCTCCTGCGGCACGGCGCAGCGGCGTTAAGCGAAGCTCGCCGACGCTTTCACGCGACCAAACACACCGTGCAACACTTTGACGCCTTTGCCTACGCTGCCGAGAGTTGGCCGCAGACGCGGCACGTCGTGATGAAAGCGGAAGTGAACGAGCATGGCGCCAATCCCCGCTTTGTGGTGACCTCCCTCTCAGAGTTTGCCCCGGCTCTCTCTATCATGCGTCTTGTGGGCGCGGGCAATGTGAGAATTTCATTAAAGACTTCAAAAATGCCCTGCAGGCCGATCGCCTGTCATGTTCCACCTTTGCCGCGAACTTCTTTCGCTTGCTGGAACACGCCGCGGCCTATGTGCTGATCCACGCCCTCCGCACGCAAGTGGCCGTACGGGCACCGCAGCTGGGCCGCGCCCAATTCGATACGTTGCGGCTCCAACTCTTGAAAGTAGCGGCGTTGGTCTCGGAGTCAACGCGGCGGGTACTTGTCCGACTTCCGGTCGCGTTTCCGTTAGCGCCCCTGTTCCGCCAACTCGCTTCCTCGCTCACCGCGCCGCCCGTCCTCTCTTCGGCCTAATCGCTTCCGACTCCCGGATCGTTTTCCTTCTGTTCGCTGTCGCTGCGGCGTCGGCAGGGAGTAGTCCATCTTCTCCGGCCCTCAGGCCTCGTCGAACTCCTACCTTGGCACCTACTTCTCACTCGCGTTCTCTTCAGCATTCACTTTTTGTCATATTGCTACGTCACGAAGAACAATTCCCTGCAAATCTTCCCTTCCGCTCTTCGTTCATGAATAATCCGGGCTAGTGCGCTTCCTGTCAAATCATGCAGTGAGGTCGACGCGCCACCAGCGATCACGTCGAGAGGGTACACCATGCTGAGGTGCAGCAGGTGGGGCCAGAGGGGCAAGCCTCACACTGCCAATGGCAAGAGCAAATGTCACGCTATCCAGATTGCCCTTTGGTCTTTCATCCGCAGGGGGAGCGGATTAAGGACCTTCGGGGCTCCTGGAGCCGGGCTTGCAAAGATGCCAAGCTAGCCGATAAGATTCCGCACGACTTTGGACGTACAGCAGTGAGGAATCTTGTGAGAGGCGGAGTTCCTGAGCGTGTTGCCATGATGATCACTGGTCACAAAACCCGTGACGTGTTTGAGCGGTACAACATTGTGAGCGCTGGGGATCTGGAAGAGGCAGCAAAACGGATTGATGAACGGATTGCAGCCAAAACGGTCACAAATTTAGGCACAACCCCCCTTGTTGACGGTATCCAACCTGCTGTAAGTCGTTGATTCTCCCCATGTGCCGGGATGGCGGAACTGGCAGACGCAGTGGACTCAAAATCCACCGCCCTCAAAAGCGTGCGAGTTCGATTCTCGCTCCCGGCATTAACAAAATCAGCTACTTGTAATCTCCTCGTAGCAACCACAGACGACAGGATCGGGGCAATTGTCCCGTGGCATCATTGAGACGTTTGGCGTGGTGATGGCCACTGTGGTTGTTGTCTCGCTGCTTTTCGGGAAAACCTACGCCAAACACATTATGACAAGAGAGGAAGAGTCTTGCATGTACTGGATGACGGTTGCGTCATATGGCGTACTTGCCTTACTCACTATTGGTGGCCTATTCCTATGTCCTCTTCGCTAGTCCTGCTCAGCGGTTCATTTGGCAACTTGCAAGCAAGGCGTGAGGTGATGCCTTGGCACTTCGCTCCGACTACAGCCGTACGATGAAGGTTCGTAGCTGGATTATTCTTCTCTGCATCTTCTTCATGAGGCTCGCGCTGCCAGTGAGCGCAGGAGGCGGCGATGAGGCAGTGCTAACGCAGATCACCGACTGTGATATTTTGGTTGTGACGCTGAACGGGAAGCTGGCTACTGTACGCTTAATCGGTATCGATTGCCCGGAAGTCCACGACTCCGACAAGCTGCACCGTGATGCTGTGCGCTCGGGCCAATCTGCCCCGGCTATTCAAGCACTCGGACAGCAGGCTTCAGACTTTGTGAAGTCACTCGTCGGTCTCGGTGGTCGGATTACGTTAGAGTATGACCAGCAACGACGCGATCCTCACGGGCGTCTTCTCGCATTTGTACGACTAGCGGATGGTCGCCTCCTTAACGAAGTCATCATCTGCGAAGGGTACTCACCAGCCTATACACGCTTCCCCTTCCGCCGTGACTACATGAAACGTTTTCGCCGATGTGCGCAACACGCCCAGGCAGAAGGGAAGAAAAGATGGGCAACCAAAGAGGTTGCACCATCTGACCGTGTCGAGTCTCGACAGCCTGGCGAATATGTGGGT harbors:
- a CDS encoding IS1380 family transposase, giving the protein MAECIAQLRLDFHPASPITVAFDAPHISSDGGALLLRQMDDRLGLSERFAALLPDERDPRKVKHDRREQMRQRLYQIVLGYPDCNDADRLRHDPLLKSVCDRSPQAAGLSSQPTLSRLENAVGVGKLRALVCEIEEQYVRSFTVSPEVIVLDVDSTDDPTHGQQQLSCFHGYYDQHMYHPLVIFDGERGQLVSVVLRPGNAHAARGAMGVLRRIIRRLKSRFPQTQIVVRGDSAFAVPRILRMVEELNRELGGIAYVVGLAQNAALLRHGAAALSEARRRFHATKHTVQHFDAFAYAAESWPQTRHVVMKAEVNEHGANPRFVVTSLSEFAPALSIMRLVGAGNVRISLKTSKMPCRPIACHVPPLPRTSFACWNTPRPMC
- a CDS encoding IS110 family transposase, whose protein sequence is MNFYTQQHKHYCGIDLHAKAMYVCILDHSGAKLVHKNLPTTPDAFLRVIASYREDLVVGVECMFTWYWLADLCAKEGIACVLGHALYMKAIHGGKAKNDKIDAHKIAVLLRGGMMPQAYVYPSEMRATRDLLRRRCHLARKRAELLAHIQNTNSQYNLPEIGKRLANQSNRADVADHFPDPSVHKTIEIDVSLIDHYDQLLGEVELYLTRSAKTDDVQTFARLQSVPGIGEILALVLLYEIHDITRFPRVQDFVSYCRLVKCAKESSGKKLGTSGKKIGNVHLRWAFAEAAVLFIRQSKPGKEYFAKLEQKHGKAKALTVLAHKLGRAVYYMLTREQAFDLQRFVTA
- a CDS encoding transposase, which codes for MAADAARRDESGSERAWRQSPLCGDLPLRVCPGSLYHASCGRGQCENFIKDFKNALQADRLSCSTFAANFFRLLEHAAAYVLIHALRTQVAVRAPQLGRAQFDTLRLQLLKVAALVSESTRRVLVRLPVAFPLAPLFRQLASSLTAPPVLSSA